From the genome of Spirosomataceae bacterium TFI 002, one region includes:
- a CDS encoding Copper chaperone CopZ: MKKLISMICLGFLMSVGAQAQNLAKNEAVVNIKTSAICKMCKNRIEKDLSLTKGVKKADLNLDNKVLTLTYNSKQTDPSKLRKAVSSIGYDADEVVGDEKAHDRLPDCCQKTAAPHVD; this comes from the coding sequence ATGAAGAAATTAATTTCAATGATATGCCTGGGGTTTTTAATGAGTGTTGGTGCTCAAGCTCAGAATTTGGCAAAAAATGAAGCAGTAGTAAATATCAAGACTTCTGCTATTTGTAAAATGTGTAAAAACCGTATTGAGAAAGACCTTTCTCTTACTAAAGGAGTAAAAAAAGCAGATTTAAATCTTGATAATAAGGTGCTTACGCTAACTTACAATAGCAAGCAAACGGATCCTTCTAAATTGCGTAAAGCAGTAAGTAGCATTGGATATGATGCTGACGAAGTGGTAGGTGACGAAAAAGCTCACGATCGCCTACCAGATTGTTGCCAAAAAACGGCAGCTCCTCATGTAGACTGA
- a CDS encoding Thioredoxin-like codes for MKILLIFCLFFFGTSEWGNDFDSALVQAQSEHKLVLLNFSGSDWCSPCILLKRQVFANDEFIQFANEKLVTLRADFPRLKKNQLSKEDQKKNEELAEKYNPDGKFPFTLLLDEKGKVLKTWDGYAGKAEQTLEEIKAAVNG; via the coding sequence ATGAAAATCCTTTTAATCTTTTGTCTCTTTTTCTTCGGAACGTCGGAATGGGGAAATGACTTTGACTCAGCTCTTGTACAAGCTCAAAGCGAACATAAACTGGTCTTATTAAACTTTTCAGGATCAGACTGGTGCTCTCCTTGCATTTTACTGAAAAGGCAAGTTTTTGCAAATGACGAGTTCATTCAATTTGCAAATGAAAAACTTGTAACTCTCCGAGCCGATTTCCCTAGGTTAAAAAAGAATCAATTGAGCAAAGAAGACCAGAAAAAAAATGAAGAGCTAGCCGAAAAGTATAATCCAGATGGTAAATTCCCATTTACACTTTTGCTCGACGAAAAGGGGAAGGTACTTAAAACATGGGATGGATATGCTGGTAAAGCAGAACAGACTCTCGAAGAAATCAAAGCAGCGGTAAATGGCTGA
- a CDS encoding Outer membrane cobalamin receptor protein: protein MFYKTLILLLLPFAFVFAQENINGKVNSSEGEELVGAVVKWAKAPASATFTNVDGTFTIPKNKTQNMLIVSSVGFKTDTFHITETTNINLILKSANNELDAVVVKSSAVALDLLSPIQTEIITTKALEKAACCNLSESFETNASVSVSITDAVTGAKQLQMLGLSGKYIQTNIESVPSVRGLASTYGLTYTPGTWISSIDLGKGIGSVVNGYESITGNINVEIHKPDNADLVYINTYVNSLGRGELNANFAKKLNDKWSVGLLSHGSGLATEIDKNGDSFRDTPKYSQINVLNRWKYSGDRFMGQFGFRVLSDKRSGGQVDYDKKNPNASLYGFTNDTERYEFFSKIGVLFPKTPYRGMALVTQGVLHNSESLFGKNPYLAKEKSFYSNLIYQDIFGNTQHSYKTGLSLLVDDYDESFQTFAPKRTEIVPGGFFEYTFNQNDRTIAVVGLRQDFNSVFGNYFTPRFHLKQSVGNNTTWRLSAGKGFRAPNVFVESFGYLVSSREVKMIGELKMDEAWNFGSSVTYEFGKSALILDAYHTEFQQQQVYDVLKPGELLIYNSSDRSYATSLQAEIKLAPSEQWDINLAYRYLDNKVTFQTLEGQNALIQKPFTSKNRWHFNTGYALPYDKWKFDLTVQYNGPQSVPVTSQMGSENLNTVKGFFNVNTQINRNFRLWSYYVGAENLLNFKQENPILGANDPFGSTFDAGMNWGPIVGRIIYFGTRFKIQ, encoded by the coding sequence ATGTTTTATAAAACACTTATATTACTACTCTTGCCTTTTGCATTTGTTTTCGCTCAAGAAAACATCAATGGAAAAGTTAATTCCTCAGAAGGTGAAGAACTCGTGGGAGCAGTAGTGAAATGGGCAAAAGCCCCTGCGTCAGCTACATTTACCAATGTGGACGGTACCTTCACAATTCCCAAAAACAAAACTCAAAATATGCTGATAGTGAGTAGCGTTGGTTTTAAAACTGACACTTTTCATATCACCGAAACTACTAATATCAATCTCATTCTGAAATCAGCTAATAATGAGCTTGATGCTGTTGTTGTCAAAAGTAGTGCAGTTGCACTTGACTTACTCTCGCCTATTCAAACAGAAATTATTACAACCAAAGCCCTTGAAAAAGCTGCTTGTTGTAACCTTTCTGAGAGCTTTGAAACAAATGCCTCGGTAAGTGTAAGTATTACGGATGCAGTTACAGGAGCTAAGCAACTTCAAATGCTGGGCTTGTCCGGCAAATACATTCAAACCAATATCGAAAGCGTGCCTTCTGTTAGAGGTTTGGCGAGTACTTATGGCCTTACTTATACTCCAGGAACTTGGATTTCAAGTATTGACCTAGGGAAAGGAATAGGTTCAGTGGTTAATGGTTATGAATCAATTACCGGAAACATAAATGTTGAAATTCACAAGCCCGATAATGCTGACCTTGTTTACATCAATACTTATGTAAACTCGCTTGGTAGGGGAGAATTAAATGCAAACTTTGCCAAAAAACTAAATGATAAATGGTCAGTTGGTTTGCTTTCGCATGGTTCAGGACTGGCTACTGAAATTGATAAAAACGGCGATTCCTTTCGTGATACCCCTAAATACTCACAGATAAACGTACTCAACAGGTGGAAGTATAGTGGTGATCGTTTCATGGGACAGTTTGGTTTTAGAGTATTGTCCGACAAACGCTCGGGTGGTCAAGTTGACTATGATAAAAAGAATCCTAATGCCAGTCTATATGGTTTCACAAACGATACGGAGCGATATGAATTCTTCTCCAAAATAGGAGTACTTTTTCCTAAAACACCTTACAGAGGAATGGCTTTGGTGACTCAAGGTGTACTTCATAATTCTGAAAGCTTATTTGGTAAGAATCCGTATTTGGCAAAGGAGAAGTCGTTTTATAGTAATCTGATCTATCAAGATATATTTGGCAACACGCAGCATAGTTATAAAACGGGATTAAGCTTATTGGTCGACGATTATGATGAATCCTTCCAAACTTTCGCACCAAAAAGAACGGAGATAGTTCCAGGTGGATTTTTTGAATACACTTTTAACCAAAATGACAGAACAATAGCTGTTGTAGGTCTTCGTCAAGATTTCAACTCTGTGTTTGGAAACTACTTTACACCAAGGTTCCATTTGAAGCAATCTGTTGGAAACAATACAACATGGAGACTATCAGCTGGAAAAGGGTTTCGTGCACCTAATGTATTTGTTGAGTCCTTTGGTTATTTGGTGAGTAGCAGAGAAGTTAAAATGATAGGTGAATTAAAAATGGATGAGGCTTGGAACTTTGGATCAAGCGTTACTTATGAATTTGGCAAATCCGCTTTGATTTTAGACGCATACCATACAGAATTTCAACAGCAACAAGTATATGATGTCCTGAAACCAGGGGAATTATTGATTTATAATTCGTCAGATCGATCTTATGCAACTAGCCTGCAGGCAGAAATAAAGCTTGCTCCAAGTGAGCAATGGGATATTAACTTAGCATATCGATACTTAGACAATAAAGTTACCTTCCAAACGCTAGAAGGACAGAATGCATTGATTCAAAAACCATTTACAAGTAAAAATAGGTGGCACTTTAATACTGGTTATGCTTTGCCTTACGACAAGTGGAAGTTTGACCTTACAGTTCAATACAATGGGCCTCAATCGGTTCCTGTAACTTCACAAATGGGTTCTGAGAATTTGAACACCGTTAAAGGTTTCTTCAATGTTAACACTCAAATAAATAGAAACTTTAGATTGTGGTCATATTATGTGGGTGCTGAGAATTTGTTAAATTTCAAACAAGAAAATCCAATTTTAGGTGCAAATGATCCTTTCGGCAGTACATTTGATGCAGGAATGAATTGGGGACCTATTGTGGGTCGAATAATATATTTTGGAACAAGATTTAAAATACAATAA
- a CDS encoding Ferredoxin subunit of nitrite reductase or a ring-hydroxylating dioxygenase has product MNRLEFLKSIGFKGASLMAVLQACTQDEDSIVKAKILDSNNNEIQTDASTTSQKNYLLKIDLNNSSYSKLSQSGGYIRESNIVVANTGNNTFAAATQVCTHEPKKDVIFNSKEWYCTAHGARFSLAGNGLNTRGSGGLSIYKVIVENNILFVTKS; this is encoded by the coding sequence ATGAATCGTCTCGAGTTTTTAAAGTCCATTGGATTCAAAGGAGCATCTCTAATGGCTGTACTGCAAGCATGTACACAGGACGAAGACTCCATTGTAAAAGCAAAGATTTTGGATTCAAATAATAATGAAATCCAAACAGATGCGAGCACCACAAGTCAGAAAAATTACCTGCTCAAGATAGATTTAAACAATTCTTCCTATTCCAAGTTAAGCCAAAGTGGTGGCTACATAAGAGAAAGTAATATTGTGGTAGCTAACACTGGAAATAATACATTTGCTGCTGCAACGCAAGTATGTACGCATGAACCCAAAAAAGATGTAATATTCAATTCTAAAGAGTGGTATTGTACAGCCCATGGAGCAAGATTTTCGCTTGCAGGTAATGGGCTAAATACACGAGGCTCTGGAGGACTGTCTATTTATAAAGTAATCGTAGAAAACAATATACTTTTTGTTACCAAATCATGA
- a CDS encoding thiamine biosynthesis lipoprotein yields the protein MAESFKLVEKLMGNKFELCILHDSAHSAQHLLQETKNEISRIENLLSTFKENSQTNLINSQAGIDFVKVDLEVYELIERAIRISKLTNGAFDITYGGVDKSLWNFDTKMNSIPSKEQAKKIISKVDYRKVILDKSNTAVMLSEKGMRIGFGGIGKGYAADKARTLLKSKGIENGYINASGDLSAWGNQESGKKWTIGITDPDHKNDMIGQIEISELAVATSGNYEKFAVIDGKRYAHTIDPRTGLPASGIKSVTVICPIAELADAMCTPLMILGPQKGLVMVSQIHQMEALIIDENDNIYKTAGIKIK from the coding sequence ATGGCTGAAAGCTTCAAACTTGTTGAAAAGCTCATGGGTAATAAGTTTGAGCTTTGCATTTTGCATGACTCAGCACACAGTGCACAACACCTTTTGCAAGAAACCAAAAATGAGATTTCGAGGATTGAGAATTTGTTGAGCACTTTTAAAGAAAACTCGCAAACGAACTTAATAAATAGCCAAGCTGGAATAGACTTCGTAAAAGTAGATTTAGAAGTATATGAGCTAATTGAACGTGCGATCCGTATCTCTAAACTAACTAACGGAGCATTTGACATTACTTACGGAGGAGTGGACAAAAGTCTTTGGAATTTTGATACAAAGATGAATTCCATTCCAAGTAAGGAACAAGCCAAAAAGATTATTAGCAAAGTGGACTACCGCAAAGTTATTTTGGATAAATCAAACACCGCTGTAATGCTCAGCGAAAAAGGCATGAGAATTGGTTTTGGAGGAATAGGCAAAGGATATGCAGCAGACAAAGCGAGAACTTTATTGAAATCTAAAGGAATTGAAAACGGTTACATCAATGCAAGCGGTGACTTGAGTGCATGGGGTAATCAAGAGAGCGGGAAAAAGTGGACCATAGGAATAACCGACCCTGATCATAAAAACGATATGATTGGCCAAATTGAGATTTCAGAATTGGCAGTGGCGACTTCTGGGAATTATGAAAAATTCGCAGTAATAGATGGCAAGCGATACGCTCATACCATTGACCCAAGAACAGGTTTACCAGCATCTGGAATAAAAAGTGTAACGGTCATATGCCCAATCGCAGAACTAGCAGATGCCATGTGTACACCATTAATGATTCTTGGTCCACAAAAAGGCTTGGTAATGGTATCTCAAATACATCAAATGGAAGCTCTGATTATTGACGAAAACGACAACATTTACAAGACCGCAGGAATTAAAATCAAATAA